In the Leptolyngbya sp. FACHB-261 genome, one interval contains:
- the crtB gene encoding cyanoexosortase B, whose translation MIREEPLTATNNKVTYREALPFWGVLCGLLTILYGPLLAHWYDGWLNKSISIEHEYFSHGLIGLPFAAYIVWEQRDHWAALPENRRFDPAQLFGLGLLGLGAILYLGRIPESVDLSLPVILAGLCLALKGWPGLKLQAFPLLLVFLSTPTPVPYLIEPYILPLQSFIASCAGYILRHTGLDITVSGIYLLVGNRTVEVAPHCAGLKMLFTSVYVSLMLLYWTGAWRNRSRWFLYSLSAAAISVIANILRNTALTFFHGTGQEAAFHWLHDGWGGDLYSAAMLGLLVVIVHGYEQWFPWQNASPNPQS comes from the coding sequence ATGATCAGAGAAGAACCGTTAACGGCGACCAACAACAAGGTGACCTATCGAGAGGCACTGCCTTTTTGGGGTGTCTTGTGTGGGTTGCTGACGATTCTGTATGGTCCTCTGCTAGCTCACTGGTATGACGGCTGGCTGAACAAGAGCATCAGTATCGAGCACGAATACTTCAGCCACGGTCTGATCGGCTTGCCCTTTGCCGCCTATATCGTTTGGGAACAGCGAGATCACTGGGCAGCATTGCCAGAGAATCGACGCTTTGATCCAGCTCAGTTATTTGGTCTGGGATTACTAGGGTTAGGAGCCATCCTCTACTTAGGGCGAATTCCCGAGAGCGTGGACCTGTCGCTGCCGGTTATCCTGGCAGGCCTGTGTCTGGCCTTGAAGGGCTGGCCAGGCCTTAAGCTGCAGGCGTTTCCACTACTCCTGGTATTTCTGTCAACGCCAACCCCAGTCCCCTACTTGATTGAGCCCTACATCTTGCCATTGCAGAGCTTTATTGCCAGTTGTGCAGGTTATATCCTACGCCACACCGGCCTTGACATAACGGTTTCAGGCATTTACCTGCTAGTGGGCAACCGCACGGTGGAGGTTGCGCCCCACTGCGCGGGGCTCAAAATGCTATTCACCAGCGTCTATGTCAGCTTGATGCTGCTCTATTGGACGGGTGCTTGGCGGAACCGCAGCCGCTGGTTTCTGTATTCCCTGAGTGCTGCTGCTATCAGTGTGATCGCCAATATTCTGCGCAACACGGCTTTAACTTTCTTTCACGGAACAGGTCAGGAAGCAGCCTTTCACTGGTTGCACGATGGCTGGGGCGGAGATTTATATTCAGCAGCAATGTTGGGTCTGTTAGTTGTAATCGTGCATGGGTATGAGCAATGGTTTCCTTGGCAAAACGCTTCGCCCAACCCTCAAAGCTAG
- a CDS encoding DUF3143 domain-containing protein yields MSLPSPETPLYNHPLPTIEQWLSEHGCRQDDDDRHCWHLEHPNWSAELCLDVEELSVVYFNTGEGRDIRRSFKYSLSRQDIEDAVFSGP; encoded by the coding sequence ATGTCCCTGCCATCCCCTGAAACGCCACTCTATAACCATCCTCTACCGACTATCGAACAGTGGCTTAGTGAGCACGGCTGCCGACAAGACGACGATGACCGCCATTGCTGGCATCTAGAGCACCCAAACTGGAGCGCCGAGCTGTGTTTGGACGTCGAGGAACTCAGCGTAGTCTACTTCAACACCGGTGAAGGCCGTGATATCCGTCGCAGCTTTAAATACTCGCTCAGCCGCCAAGACATTGAGGATGCTGTTTTTTCAGGCCCTTGA
- a CDS encoding succinylglutamate desuccinylase/aspartoacylase family protein, giving the protein MKPVISTQPILQLASGDILSLQVYRFVGVSPGKKVYLQANLHGSEISGNAVLYQLIQQLQNTQPNQLAGEIWLVPVCNPLAVNQRAHHFASGRYNPYDGKDWNRIFWERYTEHFDLKAFAHTQIGLPLETIQHNYQQQLQQVFQAHAQTALTGSVSQRFAYRLQSLCLDADYLIDLHSSSNQGLDYLYCFRGRQASANYFLLDQGISFDQYDGGAFDEAFMKPWLALEDQLSELSRATVQLEVEAWTLELGAAMQMKPTSVAKGVRGILNYLARKGVLNQPGFPCAEGNYQGIKLTPLSQIQLYHAPAGGVVSARCELGASVEAGDVLYQLLSFNKAGELPTTVEVGAQGAGLVFDLSINHTVNEGELVLKLLPN; this is encoded by the coding sequence ATGAAGCCAGTGATCTCAACCCAACCAATATTGCAGTTGGCTTCGGGAGATATCCTGTCGCTTCAGGTTTACCGATTTGTCGGAGTCAGCCCTGGCAAAAAAGTTTACCTCCAGGCCAATTTACATGGGTCTGAAATCAGTGGCAATGCAGTCCTCTATCAACTGATTCAACAGTTGCAAAACACCCAGCCTAACCAGCTAGCAGGTGAAATTTGGCTAGTGCCCGTGTGCAACCCCTTAGCGGTGAATCAACGAGCCCATCACTTTGCCTCGGGCCGCTATAACCCCTACGACGGCAAGGATTGGAATCGCATTTTTTGGGAGCGCTATACCGAGCATTTCGATCTGAAGGCGTTTGCCCACACTCAAATTGGCTTGCCACTGGAGACAATTCAGCATAATTATCAGCAGCAATTGCAGCAGGTGTTTCAAGCGCACGCACAGACGGCTCTAACGGGTTCGGTTTCTCAACGCTTTGCTTATCGTCTGCAATCGCTCTGCTTAGATGCTGACTATTTGATCGACTTACACAGCAGCAGTAATCAAGGTTTGGACTATCTGTATTGCTTTCGGGGTCGACAAGCGAGTGCAAATTATTTTCTACTCGATCAAGGCATTAGCTTTGATCAATATGACGGCGGCGCTTTTGACGAGGCCTTTATGAAACCTTGGCTGGCGCTGGAAGATCAACTCTCAGAACTGAGCCGAGCCACTGTGCAGTTAGAGGTGGAGGCGTGGACATTGGAACTGGGCGCCGCTATGCAGATGAAACCAACCTCAGTGGCTAAAGGAGTCCGGGGCATTCTGAATTATTTGGCGCGCAAGGGCGTCTTAAACCAGCCCGGCTTTCCCTGTGCCGAGGGGAATTATCAGGGGATCAAACTTACGCCACTGAGCCAGATCCAGCTTTACCACGCGCCTGCCGGTGGCGTAGTTTCAGCTCGCTGTGAACTCGGCGCTTCTGTTGAGGCTGGCGATGTCCTGTATCAACTGCTCAGCTTTAACAAAGCAGGAGAGTTACCAACCACGGTTGAAGTAGGAGCTCAAGGGGCCGGGCTCGTGTTTGATCTGTCAATTAATCACACCGTCAACGAGGGAGAACTGGTTTTGAAGTTGCTGCCCAACTAG
- a CDS encoding DUF2288 domain-containing protein, giving the protein MNDLKAQLTEQIDEAKWEWLLPHVARDALIVVTPGLDLAEVGFAMSCNQVELVQRWISEALIHKPSADQIRAWSQDRHQRFQALILAPYVLIRESPLA; this is encoded by the coding sequence ATGAATGACCTGAAAGCGCAACTCACCGAGCAGATCGATGAAGCTAAGTGGGAGTGGCTGTTACCCCATGTCGCGCGGGACGCGTTGATCGTGGTGACGCCTGGCCTTGACTTAGCGGAGGTCGGCTTTGCCATGTCTTGTAATCAGGTGGAATTGGTGCAGCGTTGGATCAGTGAAGCTCTGATTCACAAACCCTCCGCCGATCAAATACGTGCCTGGAGCCAGGATCGTCATCAACGCTTTCAGGCTCTCATCCTGGCTCCCTATGTGCTTATCCGGGAGTCTCCTCTAGCCTAA
- a CDS encoding 1-acyl-sn-glycerol-3-phosphate acyltransferase: MGQSREPKVNLLLYHLFKWSVVSPALHLAFRGRVFGAEQVPRVGPLIVVSNHASHLDPPLVSCCVRRPVAFMAKEELFEVPVLGPAIRLYGAYPVKRGASDRNAIRAALASLEQGWATGVFLQGTRTPDGRITEPQLGAALLAAKSGASLLPVSLWGTNAIFGKGSKVPNLLKPVTVRIAPPLPPPRSTNRQELEALTQTCAETINALHALGR, from the coding sequence ATGGGGCAAAGTCGGGAACCGAAAGTTAACTTGCTTCTCTACCACCTGTTCAAATGGTCGGTAGTGAGTCCGGCTCTACACTTGGCCTTTCGAGGACGGGTTTTTGGTGCAGAACAAGTGCCGCGAGTGGGTCCTCTGATCGTGGTTAGCAACCATGCCAGCCATCTTGACCCGCCACTGGTTTCTTGCTGCGTGCGCCGTCCGGTGGCCTTTATGGCGAAGGAAGAGCTTTTTGAGGTGCCGGTCCTGGGGCCTGCGATTCGTCTCTATGGTGCTTACCCGGTGAAACGAGGTGCCTCTGACCGCAACGCAATTCGGGCAGCATTGGCCTCACTGGAGCAGGGCTGGGCTACAGGTGTGTTCTTGCAGGGCACGCGCACCCCAGACGGTCGCATCACTGAACCTCAGTTAGGGGCCGCGCTACTAGCTGCCAAGAGTGGAGCCTCTCTCCTACCCGTGAGTCTGTGGGGAACCAATGCCATTTTCGGCAAGGGCAGCAAAGTGCCTAACCTGCTTAAGCCAGTAACTGTCCGGATCGCGCCGCCTCTGCCACCCCCTCGTTCAACCAACCGTCAGGAGCTGGAGGCCCTCACGCAAACCTGTGCGGAGACGATCAATGCGCTGCACGCCCTAGGACGCTGA
- a CDS encoding esterase-like activity of phytase family protein encodes MCWLFHFYYEVVVPSSWNGLATEVARTLNLVRVLRTVVLMMSLIALLGACSLPQVSAESRIFGSLTLEPLGEYVIPADAAFQQTSVTGLKGLAYNRAQDRFYAVATGQGVSNPPRVYRLALDLAPEGIGGLTVEDVTLLEGPTGELYTPEALEPGGLALTPQQKLVVSGRGELPSVQVFEQSGRFQEGLPLPERYRRDGEKGVQASQGLATLTISSDGERLFTATAAPLLQDGDVGNRLLHYLIGDVKPLLISEHVYPLEGIQAGAELAELLCLDTPGTFLALERDGQGGSRLYQISSAGATDTSNLVGLQNVTEIAPLKKRLLAQLDTDLSTMSLGPSLPGGGRALVLLSSEIDQPGQLSLFRLTASRA; translated from the coding sequence GTGTGCTGGCTGTTCCACTTCTACTATGAAGTGGTGGTCCCCTCGTCTTGGAATGGCTTGGCAACTGAAGTGGCTCGAACCCTAAACCTTGTGAGAGTGCTGCGAACGGTAGTGCTGATGATGAGTCTGATTGCGCTGTTAGGGGCCTGTAGCCTGCCCCAAGTCAGCGCTGAGTCACGGATTTTTGGCTCTCTGACTTTGGAGCCACTGGGCGAATATGTGATTCCAGCCGACGCAGCCTTCCAGCAGACCAGCGTTACCGGCTTGAAGGGCTTGGCCTACAATCGCGCCCAAGACCGCTTCTATGCAGTTGCCACTGGCCAAGGGGTATCAAATCCACCTCGGGTTTATCGCTTGGCGCTAGATCTCGCTCCTGAAGGCATCGGTGGCTTGACTGTAGAAGACGTCACCCTACTAGAAGGGCCAACCGGAGAACTCTACACCCCTGAGGCTCTAGAACCAGGTGGCCTAGCCCTGACGCCGCAACAGAAGCTAGTGGTATCAGGACGAGGAGAGCTTCCCAGCGTACAAGTTTTTGAGCAGAGCGGTCGTTTCCAGGAGGGCTTACCTTTGCCCGAGCGCTATCGCCGAGATGGAGAGAAAGGCGTTCAAGCCAGTCAAGGCTTGGCAACACTGACCATCAGCTCGGACGGTGAGCGCCTGTTTACGGCGACCGCAGCACCCTTGTTGCAGGATGGTGATGTAGGCAACCGTCTGCTGCACTATCTGATCGGAGATGTTAAACCACTCCTGATCTCTGAGCACGTTTATCCTCTAGAGGGGATTCAGGCAGGAGCTGAATTAGCAGAGTTGTTGTGTCTGGACACCCCCGGCACTTTCTTAGCCCTCGAACGGGACGGGCAGGGTGGCTCTCGCCTTTACCAAATCTCTAGCGCAGGTGCTACTGATACCTCTAACCTGGTAGGTTTGCAAAACGTGACCGAGATTGCGCCTCTTAAAAAGCGTCTGCTCGCCCAGTTAGACACAGACCTCAGCACGATGTCTCTGGGTCCGAGCTTGCCAGGTGGCGGCAGGGCCTTGGTACTCCTGTCCAGTGAAATTGATCAGCCTGGACAGTTATCGCTGTTTCGCCTGACGGCCTCAAGAGCTTGA
- a CDS encoding polysaccharide biosynthesis/export family protein has protein sequence MKKSALIPLSSLAWTAMAWGIAQPVLAQANSIPPPAPTLAAPRTGGPFQLDIGVRQDRYRLGPGDGVNVSVPRFPDLNFSSSVDPDGNVTAPLVGPVTISGLTLQEAAQRLETALNRYVIDPEVTVSLTTQRPVGVNIVGEVKKPGLYQAQVGNDTVNRGPALLITQAGGATTYADLRDVRIRRTLANGEVIERQVDLFTPLTTGSPLPNVRLEDGDTILVSRLSADDRTYNQQLVARSNLATPTISIRVLNYAGGRGGSGRRSIGGDGGGNLTSVQLPNGSTFADAIAQINPSLDNARLSRVGLIRFDPQQGKPIATVLDAREVLKGDPGINVPLQDSDVVVINRNLLARITYVLNTITRPFRDVLDFTSFIDDAADVVGGGNGDDD, from the coding sequence GTGAAGAAATCAGCGCTGATCCCACTATCTTCTCTAGCCTGGACCGCTATGGCTTGGGGCATTGCCCAGCCGGTTCTGGCTCAGGCCAACTCTATTCCACCGCCCGCACCAACTCTCGCTGCTCCCCGCACTGGTGGTCCTTTTCAATTGGATATTGGGGTTCGACAAGATCGTTACCGCCTCGGACCTGGGGATGGCGTAAATGTCTCCGTTCCCCGGTTTCCCGATCTCAACTTCAGTTCCTCAGTTGATCCGGATGGCAACGTCACCGCCCCCCTAGTCGGGCCAGTAACCATCAGCGGCCTCACGCTCCAAGAAGCGGCCCAGCGGCTAGAGACAGCGCTGAACCGTTACGTCATTGATCCTGAAGTCACCGTTTCACTCACGACCCAACGACCTGTAGGTGTCAATATTGTTGGCGAAGTGAAAAAACCAGGACTCTATCAAGCCCAAGTCGGCAATGATACCGTCAACCGGGGACCTGCGCTCCTAATTACCCAGGCTGGCGGCGCAACCACTTACGCAGATCTGCGTGATGTGCGCATCCGGCGAACCCTCGCCAATGGTGAAGTGATCGAGCGTCAGGTCGACCTATTCACTCCCCTTACCACTGGATCACCACTACCGAATGTGCGCTTAGAAGACGGTGACACCATTCTTGTGTCTCGACTGTCTGCCGATGATCGGACTTACAATCAGCAGTTGGTAGCGCGCTCTAACCTTGCAACCCCCACAATCAGCATTCGCGTCCTGAACTATGCTGGCGGACGTGGCGGGTCTGGCAGACGTAGCATTGGGGGCGATGGGGGAGGCAACTTGACGAGTGTGCAATTGCCGAACGGCAGTACCTTTGCTGATGCAATTGCCCAAATTAATCCCAGTCTAGATAATGCTCGATTGAGCCGTGTGGGACTGATTCGTTTTGACCCACAACAGGGCAAGCCAATTGCAACCGTCCTTGACGCTCGGGAAGTATTGAAGGGCGATCCAGGGATTAATGTGCCGCTTCAGGATAGCGATGTCGTTGTGATTAATCGTAACCTCCTGGCTCGCATTACTTATGTTCTCAACACGATTACGCGGCCGTTTCGGGATGTGTTGGACTTCACAAGCTTCATTGACGATGCAGCTGACGTGGTAGGCGGCGGTAATGGCGATGATGATTAA
- a CDS encoding polysaccharide biosynthesis tyrosine autokinase, with protein MASPLTRYLRAFNRHKWVGLTSFAVVVGITVFNAATNKAQPQYLVSGTLSYSGPPVEFAETTAQTQDLNLNALRSDEVVESVLNRVAQKFPQVPPASEVRSKFSAEQDEDSGLITVSYTDTNPDLAVAMTDSFMQAFIEKSKAISTERVSNIIEFIERRLPTVEQELRAAEQQLENYDKREGPALLQAQTNSVINGINAAEDQQRQLRLALRTSQAQISSLQQRLGLSPDEAYAASALSADPVIANMRTQLYNLETQITTAEKDLRPEHPTLVSLRKQRLVAEQLLQRRSMEVVGGANLAAPLPVGRIRSSSSLDPARQQLANQLVTAQDQQKVIQQQLLTSAQSEQEMRNAFVSIPNKQLERSRLEQIVSLKRAVYDRMQAKLLDARLAESEATSSLKPVSWGQKPAPEPPPNQLAVIALGVVAGLLLGTGAVLLLDSMDGTLHSLEDLRELLRRRDVPVLGILPVVEGGAETSFVSQFPVLLDSASPFGEPYERLRSNLRFVGGRTLKTVTITSALKGEGKTLTAFNLAIASARAGKRTLLIEADLHSRSLAPLLQVTPDVTAVGDPIRYYSRPTDCIRLVPEVENLYILPSPGPQQRAAAILESSELRRLLEEVRGRFDFVVLDTPPLRSYNDAKLVVPQTDGMILITRPGYTEDEPLSEAVNDLLESDVQLLGAVINGADAPNLLLDQSSELEEAEYASSSRSTL; from the coding sequence ATGGCCTCTCCGCTCACACGCTACCTCCGCGCTTTTAACCGGCATAAGTGGGTTGGCTTAACAAGCTTTGCTGTGGTGGTGGGGATTACGGTATTCAATGCGGCAACCAATAAAGCACAGCCGCAGTACCTCGTGTCCGGCACCCTGTCCTATTCAGGACCACCAGTTGAGTTTGCTGAAACCACAGCTCAAACTCAAGATCTCAACCTCAATGCACTGCGCTCAGATGAGGTGGTTGAGAGTGTGCTCAATCGGGTTGCACAAAAATTTCCACAGGTACCACCCGCCTCAGAAGTGCGTTCTAAATTCAGCGCTGAGCAGGACGAGGATTCTGGGCTGATCACCGTGTCCTACACGGATACGAACCCCGACCTGGCAGTTGCCATGACTGATTCGTTCATGCAGGCCTTCATTGAGAAGAGCAAGGCAATCAGCACTGAGCGCGTCAGCAACATTATTGAGTTCATTGAACGCCGTCTACCCACGGTTGAGCAGGAATTGCGTGCGGCTGAGCAGCAGTTGGAAAACTACGACAAACGTGAAGGTCCAGCCTTGCTCCAGGCTCAAACCAACTCAGTGATCAACGGCATCAATGCCGCAGAAGACCAGCAACGCCAACTGCGTTTGGCCCTGCGTACCTCTCAAGCGCAGATTTCCAGCCTACAGCAGCGCTTGGGTCTTAGCCCTGATGAGGCTTATGCGGCTTCTGCCTTAAGCGCAGACCCCGTTATTGCCAACATGCGGACGCAGCTCTACAACCTAGAGACGCAAATTACTACTGCGGAGAAAGACCTACGACCTGAGCACCCAACCCTGGTCTCCCTGCGCAAGCAGAGGCTAGTCGCCGAGCAATTGCTCCAGAGGCGCTCCATGGAAGTGGTTGGTGGCGCGAATTTGGCTGCTCCGCTACCTGTGGGACGCATCCGCTCGTCCTCTAGCCTGGATCCTGCGCGTCAGCAGTTAGCGAATCAACTGGTTACGGCTCAGGATCAGCAAAAAGTTATTCAGCAGCAGTTGCTCACCTCTGCCCAGTCAGAGCAGGAAATGCGCAACGCCTTCGTCTCCATTCCGAACAAGCAACTGGAGCGTAGCCGTCTAGAGCAGATTGTGTCGCTGAAGCGTGCCGTCTACGACCGCATGCAAGCGAAGCTTCTTGATGCTCGCTTGGCTGAAAGCGAGGCCACTAGCAGTCTCAAGCCTGTTTCTTGGGGCCAAAAGCCCGCTCCCGAACCACCGCCGAACCAACTTGCGGTTATTGCTCTGGGTGTTGTTGCAGGTCTGCTGCTGGGCACAGGTGCGGTTCTACTGCTGGATTCCATGGACGGAACTCTGCACAGCCTGGAGGATCTACGCGAACTCCTGCGCCGTCGGGATGTACCGGTCTTGGGAATTCTGCCGGTAGTAGAAGGGGGTGCTGAGACTTCCTTCGTCAGCCAATTTCCAGTTCTGCTCGATTCTGCCTCGCCCTTTGGCGAACCCTACGAGCGTCTGCGTAGTAACCTGCGCTTTGTGGGTGGGCGTACATTGAAAACCGTGACGATTACCAGTGCGCTTAAGGGCGAGGGCAAGACGCTCACTGCCTTCAACTTAGCGATTGCCTCCGCACGCGCAGGTAAGCGTACGCTGCTGATCGAAGCCGATCTGCACAGTCGCTCGCTGGCTCCTCTGCTTCAGGTCACGCCTGATGTCACAGCTGTTGGAGACCCCATTCGCTATTACAGCCGTCCTACCGATTGCATTCGCTTGGTCCCTGAAGTCGAGAACCTCTACATTCTGCCTAGCCCAGGCCCACAGCAGCGTGCTGCCGCGATTTTGGAATCGAGCGAACTGCGGCGACTGCTAGAGGAAGTTCGAGGCCGCTTTGACTTCGTGGTGCTGGATACACCCCCCCTGCGCAGCTATAACGATGCGAAGCTAGTAGTTCCGCAAACCGACGGCATGATCCTGATAACAAGGCCAGGCTATACCGAAGACGAACCTCTATCTGAGGCAGTCAATGACCTGCTTGAGTCTGATGTTCAACTGCTGGGCGCGGTAATCAACGGGGCAGATGCTCCTAACCTGCTCCTAGACCAGAGCAGCGAACTAGAAGAAGCGGAATACGCGTCCTCAAGCCGGTCGACCTTGTAG
- a CDS encoding LPS biosynthesis glycosyltransferase codes for MSLKSVDMSKTKSIPQANRLVEHVGKAFIIAYKESTQLLENALRQEGFDCEVLRQEDKPEFQQFSRSYLCLMNHCRAWERATQAEQKLTLIVEADFVPVVGLGHLPVPFHPQQSNAGIAWLYTCAPQVYSVSKEGYAEGYSTSMVAYLVTPQSARYLEELAADFSTKLSGTTYSTWDSEVDTFLRAKNLKNYIPFRNYGEHGGRPNPEHRQNGFSGIHQADVLCGNLAFQPLYATDETGSRLKNFLSARLQARFKGLARLATGRFLRLPVVRNSSTPARLISFAIRRQLSLRL; via the coding sequence ATGAGCCTTAAATCTGTTGATATGAGCAAAACTAAGTCCATCCCTCAAGCGAATCGATTAGTGGAGCATGTAGGCAAGGCTTTCATCATTGCCTACAAAGAATCGACTCAGCTTCTGGAAAATGCTCTGCGTCAGGAGGGGTTCGATTGTGAAGTTTTACGCCAGGAAGACAAGCCAGAGTTCCAACAGTTTTCTCGCAGTTATTTATGTCTAATGAATCACTGCCGGGCTTGGGAGCGAGCCACTCAGGCAGAGCAGAAGTTGACGCTAATTGTTGAGGCAGATTTTGTCCCAGTTGTGGGATTAGGCCATTTGCCAGTGCCTTTTCATCCTCAGCAGTCGAATGCTGGCATTGCCTGGCTTTATACTTGTGCTCCTCAGGTTTATAGTGTCTCTAAGGAAGGTTACGCCGAGGGCTACTCCACCTCAATGGTGGCTTACCTAGTTACCCCTCAGAGTGCTCGATATCTTGAAGAACTGGCAGCAGACTTCAGCACTAAACTTAGCGGCACGACTTACTCCACCTGGGATTCAGAAGTAGATACTTTCCTCCGAGCCAAAAACCTCAAGAACTATATTCCTTTTCGCAACTACGGCGAACATGGGGGCAGACCGAACCCAGAACATCGCCAAAATGGTTTTAGCGGTATCCATCAAGCCGATGTTTTATGTGGTAATTTAGCGTTTCAGCCTCTATATGCCACGGATGAAACAGGCAGTAGGCTCAAAAATTTCTTATCGGCAAGGTTACAAGCTCGATTCAAGGGGTTAGCCCGGTTAGCAACTGGACGTTTTTTGCGGCTACCTGTGGTTCGTAACTCTAGCACCCCAGCGCGGCTGATTAGCTTCGCTATTCGCCGACAGTTGTCATTGAGACTTTAA
- a CDS encoding cyanoexosortase B system-associated protein has translation MVSLAKRFAQPSKLVVLALLLVICLVGALPEYRTGHWGWQTTPTTPVLKRLQHFSKQGLTIPGWQSSPPSPAEIGGQKWLVQKLSSLSSGQEALLLLLPQRALEDKPRVEWMDLEGVQSWTTDSLSERPLSAGSRVQARYLRGWNSQATNAVLEWYAWPDGGAPQLSSWFWADLRARLARQRQPWVAIAIVVPIEPLAAIEPLWPELSQLGDTVQKAFEREYFQAAA, from the coding sequence ATGGTTTCCTTGGCAAAACGCTTCGCCCAACCCTCAAAGCTAGTAGTGCTGGCTTTGCTACTGGTAATCTGCCTGGTTGGGGCACTGCCTGAGTATCGAACTGGTCATTGGGGCTGGCAGACCACGCCAACAACGCCTGTGCTGAAGCGCCTACAACATTTTAGTAAGCAGGGCTTGACGATACCGGGCTGGCAGAGCTCCCCTCCTTCTCCAGCCGAGATCGGCGGACAGAAGTGGCTCGTTCAGAAACTATCATCACTAAGCTCAGGGCAAGAGGCGCTACTGTTGCTGTTGCCTCAGCGGGCTCTAGAGGACAAACCACGTGTGGAATGGATGGATTTAGAGGGGGTCCAGAGCTGGACAACCGATAGCCTCAGCGAGCGACCCTTGTCGGCAGGCAGCCGGGTTCAAGCTCGCTATCTGCGGGGTTGGAACTCTCAGGCAACCAATGCAGTGCTCGAATGGTATGCTTGGCCCGATGGGGGAGCCCCTCAGCTTTCGAGCTGGTTCTGGGCAGACTTGCGTGCCCGTTTGGCAAGACAGCGTCAGCCTTGGGTTGCAATTGCAATCGTGGTTCCTATTGAGCCGTTAGCAGCGATTGAGCCGCTTTGGCCAGAGTTATCTCAACTCGGTGACACAGTTCAAAAAGCGTTTGAGCGTGAGTATTTTCAGGCTGCCGCTTAA
- a CDS encoding J domain-containing protein produces the protein MTSRQGSPASPGPQIPDSHYALLGLSPWASEREIRNRYRELSKLYHPDTTQLPAEQAIEKFRQLNEAYATLSNIERRTLYDRKIGFSRLYVAQPPKPISSSAYLDPTDRPLSAGEIFALFVLALTFVACLALVIVIGLVRGEKALQPLSTLAAPQPVQEWVEQENVENNVRLDSEQPDLPFGFQAPGLSSPDLPDSTHVPAIP, from the coding sequence GTGACTTCGCGCCAAGGCTCACCTGCTTCTCCAGGCCCTCAAATTCCAGATAGCCACTATGCCCTCCTAGGCCTGAGTCCTTGGGCTAGCGAACGGGAGATCCGGAACCGCTACCGCGAACTGAGTAAGCTCTATCACCCCGACACCACACAACTGCCAGCTGAGCAGGCAATTGAAAAGTTCAGGCAGCTCAACGAAGCCTATGCCACCCTCAGCAACATTGAGCGCCGCACCCTCTATGACCGCAAGATCGGTTTCTCGCGTCTGTATGTGGCCCAGCCTCCCAAGCCGATCTCCTCTTCTGCTTATCTTGATCCAACCGATCGACCACTATCAGCTGGCGAAATCTTTGCCCTGTTTGTCCTGGCCCTGACTTTTGTTGCCTGTCTAGCCCTAGTGATTGTGATTGGCCTTGTGCGTGGTGAGAAAGCGCTGCAACCCCTGAGTACTCTGGCCGCTCCTCAACCAGTTCAGGAGTGGGTGGAGCAGGAGAATGTTGAGAATAATGTCAGACTAGACAGTGAACAACCCGATTTGCCCTTCGGTTTCCAAGCTCCTGGCTTGAGCTCACCTGACCTTCCTGATTCGACCCATGTCCCTGCCATCCCCTGA